A stretch of DNA from Acanthochromis polyacanthus isolate Apoly-LR-REF ecotype Palm Island chromosome 21, KAUST_Apoly_ChrSc, whole genome shotgun sequence:
tactttgttttctgcccactaaaaaatatcagagattttgtttcacttgtttttcactgatttcataaaaacactgaaaaaatgtgttgacgaatattttaaatttactgaAGTTACTCAGTATAACTACAGactgtatatacagtctatgagcaTAACCCATAACCCGAGACTGTATAAGCATGACGTCAGTGAGGAGGTGCAGTAACCGGATGTTACCTGTGGAGGCAGCATTCAGTGACTCAGCATAAAAAtcagcagaggaagaagaagagaacgtcaacgaagaagaagaaaacccGCGATATGAAAGGAAGAAACATGTAGCGTTAATTTATGTTAATAACTTAAGTCAGTTACTGATCTAAGTAATAACTGTTTCTGACATTAATTTAAACCCGCATCAGACGTAATGTTTGTTCGTACGTGTCCGTGTGTGGCGTTATAACTGGTTGCTACCAGCCGCAAGTTTAAATGATGTGTTTATACAACCGAGTTCGTCTTTCGTGAACAAACTCTGAGAAAAATGGAGGAAACTGTGATGGAATCGGACTGTGTAGAAATGTCCGGACCGGAACCGCAACAGGGGTTCGCTGAGGCTTGGGAAACCGTCACTGCGGCTCTGGTGAGTGGATTTTAACACTGAATATGATCCGGCAGCTAACGGAGTGAACCGCTGCAGCCGAACTCCATTCAAATATCATCCAATTTAATCTTTTCATGCTTGTGGAGAGGATTTATTCTCGCCAGGACGTAACCATGGACTCCGCACTAGTCAGGAGGAGTATTCGGTTAAATTCGGTCGACTTGTGCTGATGTCTTTGCCGTCTTTGCTGCCctgtgatgtttttctatcCATATTCTGTCTTTCTGCTACCTGATGGTTTATCTCTGTGtattcatgttttctgtcttattatAGTGAAACAAGATTTTATCAGGGGTCAGTGAGCCAACATTTCTTGTAAGAAAACCACCCAAATGACCACGTAgaaatgtaaaatcattcaaaacaGTCACAATCAAGAAAAGAAGCAAACCGCATCAAaacgaccagaaagagacacaaattaacTATTAAAGGAGACAAATAGACTTCAGAAAGATtcataaaaccacaaaatgattcaaaatgaccttaaaataacagaatgaacacaaaaggatcataaagagatgcaaaacaactagtTATAGTCCTATTCAGGTCATGTTTACatcttatttcatatttttctcatATTCAGATTGTGTTTGGGTCATGTTTAGATCATAGTTTGGTCAAGTTTAGATGATATTTagatcatgtttttgttatattttggtcatttcgttcatattcttttttttgacacttatgttttattaaattttactATACatcaataacaaaaaacaaacaagaaaaaaaacaaacaaaatgtctgGGTTGCACAGTCTTAATTATTTTGTGTATGTATAATgtccattttttccattttttttgtccatttgtggttCTTGTAGTCTCAATATTTCGTTCATATGCTGGTTATGTTTGGATCgtattttggtcatgttttagttattttttggtcatgCTTTGAGCATGTTTTGGTCAAGTTTCAGTCATGTTTAGATCActtttttaatcatattttgctCATCTTTAGGTGTCTCCCGACTGTTCGGGCTCCGATCAGAGCCTCTCCGACTCCCTGGCCCTGCTGTGCAGTCAGGGTTTGGGTCGGCTGCTGGGCGCCTGGCTGCTGGAGACTTTGCAGACCCGTCTGTCCTATTCAGTGGTTCCTGAGTTCTGGTCCGGACTGAAGCAGCCGGAGaatgagctggaggagaaggaccGGGCCTTGGTTCTGCTCACCGCCTTCAGGACTCTGCTGGACCGTCTGGAACCTTTCCTTGGTGAGTAGAACCAGAGGTGACAGGTGATCCTCTCTGTTAAAGAGCATCATTCagacatctcctcctcctctcaggtGGTTTGGAGAAGCTGGGGACGTGGCAGGATGAGGGCTGTGGGGGTCTCAGTGGTCCAGGGCCCCGGGGCCTCCAGGACCGGGCCTTCACCACCATCAGGGCCCTCCTGCTCTTCTCTCCATCCCCAGTTCTTCAGGAGCGAGTGCTGGAGTTTTACACCAGGACCTTCACCGTCTACATGAAGCAGGAGGGCGGAGACGAGGACGGAGCCGAGGCCCCCGAGGGCCAAGAAGGAGGGTCCTGCCCTGGATGTGGGGTCCAGACGTCCCAGTGCTGGTGTCAGGAGGCTCTGGAACTACAGCAAGAGCTCAGCCACATACTGTGAGTATTTCAAAACTGGAATGAAAACCGCTCCTTCCagcctgaactctctcattcaggtctacactccctccCACTCACTACACTCAGCCAACAAAAGGTAGCTACTCTCAGATTTATGTCActgtggataaaagtgtctgctaaatagGAATAGTAGAATtctaaaatatacataaaacatCAGTGAGTAAATGGATAAATAATTACATAAAcgtgaatgaataaataaataattagctTAAATAAACCAGGCAATAAGTAAAAAGTTAGGaggaaaattaaagaaataaattaataagTCAGATAACTACAAAGCCAGTgagtaaatatgacagttagCTTATGGTAGCCATAGATAGCTCCTGTTAGCTCTCATTACCCTCATTAGCTCCAGTTAGCCCTCTATTTCTGCCTTATGACAATTGTTAGCTACCAATAGCTAATATTATAACCCTAAAACTTTTGTTAGCTAAAGTTAGCTCTTGTTAATTCCTAGTTGCTCCTGGTAGCTCCTCATGGCTCCTGTTAGCTACTGATAGCTCCGGTTAACTCCTAATAGCTCCAGTTAGCTACACATAGCCTGTTAGCCTCTCATTGCTCTCGTTAGCTACATGTAAAAAGCTCGTATTACTGCCTTAAGACAGCTGCTAGTTACCAATAGCTCCTGTAAAATCCCAATAGCTCCTGTTAGCTACAGATAGCTCTTGTTATTTCCTGATGACTCCTGTTAGCTCCAAGCCAACAGGAGGTAACAACTTTGACTGGTGAATAAACTTAGAGTGCTTCAATCTACTTCAGTTTGATTTGTACCAACCGGTCGCTGTAAAGGAGCTAAAATAAACCTGGCTAGCTGCTAATGAAGAGTAAACAGTGTCCTCCTGCTTGTGCATTGGTgcgtgttgttgttttcagtttgacTTCTCTGAGGTCAGATggattgttgctgttttctgtctgcaggtccagactgcagctgctggagtGGGTCAGCTCCGAGGCCGTCACCTCCATCCTCCACAAGCTCATCGAGCAGCGAATGGAGCAGCACTGCCGGGGCGAGTACGAGCGCTCCTTCCTACTCGAGTTCCAGGAGGTGAAGCATCTAAAGACGCCATCGTCACATCTCACCTGTCAGCAGCTGTTACCTGTCTTACCTGTCTGATTCTGTTTGAGCAGTGGCTGGAGCTGGTGCTCGGCTGGCTGAGCAAAGTGTTTGCCAGCAAAGCAGAAGGCGACAGTTCGGGTCCAGCTGGTCCTGGTGGTCCAGCTGGTCCCGGTGGTCCCGGTGTCCAGCCCGGCCCGGCTGCCAGCTCGGTCTTGAAGCAGTGGAGGTGTCACATGCATCAGTTTTTCTGCAGGATCTACGTCAACATGAGGATTGAAGAGCTGTTCAGCATCATCAGAGGTGAGACGAGTTAGCTACCTGACCTGATGCTAACTCAGAGCTAGCTTctgtgtttccatggtaacattCAGTAATACCAGCTGGTAAATTTCCCAGAACTTCTCTTCAACTTGTGGTTGTGAACTCATCAGTGTTTTACTATCTGACAATGTTTCTCTGGCATGATTTTTCTCTCGTATGTCTGTAATTCTACGGCAGATTTTCCTTcacttttcttacattttcttcCGTCTCTGTCAGATTTCCCAGAATCCAAAGCTGCGATTGAGGATCTGAAGTTCTGTCTGGAGAGAACCAACCAGAGGCAGCAGCTCCTCACTTCACTCAAGTCTGCTTTTGAAAGCCGACTGTTGCATCCGGGTCcgtttctgtttctgcagacgTAAAAATAAGAGTTATGTAGAAGTTGGAAAGGAAATTcttgacattatttacagtatttgtaaAATGACAAGACATCAAGGGATTTTCATGCAAATTCAATCTTTCATCATGTTTCTGTCTTTAAGATTTACACTCaggatgaaggaaaatgaaaacatactCATACCTGTATGCATACACATATCTATATCATATCCCAagtacatatatattaaaaaaaaacataaaattggaAAATGAGCAAATAAAACAGTGTTTGATTGCCTGAGGATGGCAGTGATGCTTGAACTCTGACTgtcaatataaaaaaaaattaagccaCGGAGTACATAAATACGTTTGAAAAGTTAAATgctgtgtttcttctgtttttctgtctgcaggCGTTCACACCTCAGACATCCTCACTGTTTACATCTCTGCCATCAAAGCTCTCAGAGAGCTCGACCCATCGATGGTCATCCTTCAGGTCGCCTGTCAGCCCATCCGCAAATACCTCAGGTCAGtcctttaattattatttttaataacagAGGTAAGTTATTAATGTGGTGACAGGACCCCTCTTAGCTCCTGTTTGCTACAGGTACCTCCTTTTAGCGAGGAGCTAACAAGTTTACCAGAAAAACTAGACTTGGAATAACTAAAATTTTTAATCTATTAGCTTCAGTAGACTCCTGTTGGCTCCTCTTAGCTCTAGTTGGCTCTTGTTTGCTACTGATGGCGCCAGTTAGCTTCAGGTAGCTACTGCATTCCTGTTAGCACATCTTAGTTCATCTTGTTAGCTTCTGTAAGCTACAAATAGCACATTTTTGCTCCTTCTGTCTATTGTTAGCTACAGACAGCTTCTGTTAGCTACAGATATTTGCTCCTTCTGTCTATTGTTAGCTACAGACAGCTTCTGTTAGCTACAGATATTTGCTCCTTCTGGCTATTGTTAGCTACAGATAGCTTCTGTTAGCTACAGATATTTGCTCCTTATGGCTATTTTTTGCTACAAATAGCTCCTGTTCACTTCTGATAGCTAGTGTTAGCAACAAACAGCACCTGTCTTTGCTACTTATTGCTCCTTTAGCTACAGATAGCTTCTGTTAGCTACAGAATTTTGCTTCTTATGGCTATTGTTAGCTACAGACAGCTTCTGTTAGCTACAGATATTTGCTCCTTATGGCTATTTTTTGCTACAAATAGCTCCTGTTCACTTCTGATAGCTAGTGTTAGCAACAAACAGCACCTGTCTTTGCTACTTATTGCTCCTTTAGCTACAGATAGCTTCTGTTAGCTACAGAATTTTGCTTCTTATGGCTATTGTTAGCTACAGATAGCTTCTGTTCACTTCTGATAGCTAGTGTTAGCGACAAACAGCACCTGTCTTTGCTACTTATTGCTCCTGTAGCTACAGATAGCTTCTGTTAGCTATATAATTTTGCTTCTTATGGCTATTGTTAGCTACAGATAGCTTCTGTTAGCTACAGATAGTTGCTCCTTATGGCTATTGTTTGCTACAGATAGCTCCTGTTCACTTCTGATAGCTCGTGTTAGCGACAAACAGCACCTGTCTTTGCTACTTATTGCTCCTGTAGCTACAGATAGCTTCTGTTAGCTATATAATTTTGCTTCTTATGGCTATTGTTAGCTACAGATAGCTTTCTTTTAGCTACAGACAGCTCCTCTTTACTCCTGATAGCTAGTGTTAGCTACAAATAGCACCTTTCTGTGCTGTTTATGGCTCCTTTAGCCACAAATAGCTCCTTTAAACTCCTGATACCGCCTGCTAAAATTTGCTAGCTTTGTAATGTTGCTGAAGTCAAGTTTATTTGTGCTTCAGTTTATAATTTCACGTACCATGAGCTCTTTATGAACCACACATAAGGTTTAAAAAGCCTCTGTGGTGTGTTCAGGACTCGTGAGGACACGGTGAGGCAGATCATTGCCGGTCTGACTGGAGACGCTGAAGGCTGCACTGATCTGGCATCAGAACTGTCCAGAGGAGACCCGGTGACTCTGGAGATGCAGGACAGCGATGAGGAAGGCAACGACCCCGAGGACTGGACTCCAGATCCGACGGACGCCGTACCCGGTCAGTGAACGCACCACCGTTGTCCGTACACTGCTGCTGGGCTCTACTCATGCGTTTCCTCTGGATGTTTGCAGATAAAATGGGCTCGAAGCGTCGCTCGTCGGACATCATCAGCCTGCTGGTCAGCATCTATGGCAGCAAGGACATCTTCATAGACGAGTACCGAGCCGTGCTGGCCGACCGGCTGCTGCACCAAGTCAACTACAACACGGCCAGGTAGGACTGTAGCTCAtttaccatgacaacaaaaagtcctgcagctctgtggaaacgatgaaggaggagagagaagtcagaaatgttagaaagacagaatgaatcagaaaaatacagaaattaaagTTGAGTTGTGTCACCAACACTAGAAAAACATCTCATATTAGAGTCCAtacttttcctctctactctgctcatctgCTGTAAAAgctgtttctccatgctgaatgtatcttcaacaacttgctcctctgttcccTGTTATTGATCcggtagctttgattttcctctgtctctctgtggaaacactgcctgcaacCAAAAACTCTCTAAATTTGTGTTGGTTTCTGTAGATTTTCCACAATTGAGTGCAGACGGcttatttttgcagatttttaaacgAGATGGGTAAAATAAAGTGGTTTTGATGAAATTTCACTATTTTTAGActcagatttgtgtttttttcctgatggAGACACATGATGCGTTCAAGGACATCGGAAAGTTTTAAATCCGAgtattctttcagtttttatagtttctcGCCGACTAATAATGTAATTTGGgatttttcaaactttattttaaagataacagGCCTTTCAAACTCGACTACAGAAATCTTTTCAAGCCACAGATGTTTACAGTCTTTTTTTCAAGATGCAAGGttctatttgtattttttatatactGCATATCTCCACAGCCATCCACATGGTAAACATATGTGGAACTATGTCAGTGTATGAAATTTCCTCGTGTTAATATCATCACATTTctcctgttgtgtgttttcagggagATTCGTAACGTCGAGCTGCTGAAGCTGCGGTTTGGAGAGTCTCACATGCATTACTGTGAGGTTATGCTGAAGGTAAAAATTCAGTCGCCATAAAACAGCCCAACAGCTTTTATTTGGGCACCAGACAGACTaaattaaaatctgttttcaagCTTTAAGTTTGGAATTAATCTGTCACTGTCTGTCCgttttttcgattttttttgtccattttaatgTAACTAGGACCATCATTTACTAAATAAGCATCATGCTGTATTGAAAAAGACTTTAAATTTGCAACTGAGAACATGAACTCAtgagaaaaatgtttactgaggtaataaaTTAAGTGAGACGTTGGGGGATTTTGTCTTAGACGTCTATATAaatgcaaccagaggagtcaccccctgctggcgGTTGgacagaatgcaggtttaagtcaTGTCTGACTGTTATATTCAGTCGTTCATTAAAGTTTGTATTCACCGTATTTCTTCAGGACATGGCCGACTCTCGCAGGATCAACAGCAACATCCGTGAGGAGGAGTCGAGGCTGAGCGAGGAGGATCAGCCGCCGCTGTCGCTGTCCTCCATCATCCTGTCCTCGGAGTTCTGGCCGCCGCTGAAGGAGGAGAAACTGGAGCTGCCGCCGGTGGTCTGCCAGGCCATGGAGGCCTACACCCACCGCTACGAGAAGCTCAAGGTGGAGAAACCACTCTGTTAGAGATGAGACCAGCGGTGCTCTTACATGGTTCAGCTGTTTAGGGTCATTTCTCAAagcctattttacatttcttttagtCAATTTCCTAAATTTAACTTCACTGCAACCTGAAAATCTGTGTAAAACTGGCAGCAGAAGCTCAGTTTTAGTGACGATGCGTTCAAGGACGCTGTGTGATGTTGAAGACTTTAAATAGAATAATGAGATTCTTGTTCCACATTTTGcttagacaaaatgacaacatgacaatAAATGACTAATTAATTATCATGCAATTATCAGTCAACTAACAATCCATTATCAGTCTATTAGCAATCAATTAGCCATCAATTGTCAATTTACAATCAATTATCAATGTGTTAAGCCAATTAACAATCAATTCATAGTCAATTATCAGTCAGTTAACAGCTAATTATCAATTAACTGTTATTTATCAGTCTATTCAGAGTCCAAAAATCTCTAGATATTCCAACACCAGAATCCTGCCGTAGTTCCTCTGGTTTGCagttttccagtttttctggatgtttctgtgtttgtttcaggCCATGAGGACTCTGAGCTGGAAGCCTCATCTGGGCTCCGTCACTCTGGACGTGGAGCTGGAGGACCGAACGTTGACCCACCTCACCGTGTCGCCCATCCAGGCTGCCATCATCCTGCACTTCCAGGACAAAAGTACGACCCCTGGTTttatagaacagaatagaaaacATCTGGAAATGGAGCAAAATAGTCTAGCATCTGCTGCAGGATGTTCTAACAGctctttcacaataaaagtcctTCCAATGTTGTCTTCACAAACTCCTGATGGAAACTTGGATTTACCAAACTTGGaaccatttttttccatttagtttgagtcatttaagttttgtttaaattagaaaatgtgacaaatatcaAATTAAAAGTTCCAGGACAAGAATTCTGGACTTAAAACAAAAACTTAGTTGAACACTTTAaattcatcatcattatcacaGCTGTTAGTTTTCAGCTTTGTAGACTGAACTATTAAGTCAGTTTATAATCCTGTAAATATGACACTGTTTTTGGGGTGAATTTTCCTGATTTAACTGCACGGTGTGTTCAAGGACCATCGGAAAACTGGAGGAttcttcctgctttttttttttatacagttactggctgattttttaaaagaacagtCTTTAACACCCTCCCG
This window harbors:
- the anapc2 gene encoding anaphase-promoting complex subunit 2, with protein sequence MEETVMESDCVEMSGPEPQQGFAEAWETVTAALVSPDCSGSDQSLSDSLALLCSQGLGRLLGAWLLETLQTRLSYSVVPEFWSGLKQPENELEEKDRALVLLTAFRTLLDRLEPFLGGLEKLGTWQDEGCGGLSGPGPRGLQDRAFTTIRALLLFSPSPVLQERVLEFYTRTFTVYMKQEGGDEDGAEAPEGQEGGSCPGCGVQTSQCWCQEALELQQELSHILSRLQLLEWVSSEAVTSILHKLIEQRMEQHCRGEYERSFLLEFQEWLELVLGWLSKVFASKAEGDSSGPAGPGGPAGPGGPGVQPGPAASSVLKQWRCHMHQFFCRIYVNMRIEELFSIIRDFPESKAAIEDLKFCLERTNQRQQLLTSLKSAFESRLLHPGVHTSDILTVYISAIKALRELDPSMVILQVACQPIRKYLRTREDTVRQIIAGLTGDAEGCTDLASELSRGDPVTLEMQDSDEEGNDPEDWTPDPTDAVPDKMGSKRRSSDIISLLVSIYGSKDIFIDEYRAVLADRLLHQVNYNTAREIRNVELLKLRFGESHMHYCEVMLKDMADSRRINSNIREEESRLSEEDQPPLSLSSIILSSEFWPPLKEEKLELPPVVCQAMEAYTHRYEKLKAMRTLSWKPHLGSVTLDVELEDRTLTHLTVSPIQAAIILHFQDKSCWTLEELSLKLGAPKELLHRKLALWQQHGVLREEAGGRYYVVETGSNKEKLERGVMLIDSDEERDSNTTTQSEQREEKLQLFWAYIQAMLTNLESMTLDRIHAMLRMFVATGPVVTEMDINELEAFLQKKVRDHQLMVSAGVYRLPKST